tctttattttttaattatttgcttTTTTTGTTCTCTGCTAATCTGGTATTTGAATGTTTGCAGTGATGCATTTGCTCGGCTATATTATAGAAGGATGCTGCCACCATTGACCTCCTGCCAGAAAAGAATGCTACCACCTACTTGTGTTAATTATTTCTGCCCAATGCATCTCTCTGACCGTGTTAGTTTTGAAATTCTTTGTTAGTTCTTACTCTTGTTGACTTCTTTCTTAGAAATCTCTGGTAAATTTTATGATTTCTTCTCATCAGGACCAAGTTTTATTTTGTATAGTGTGGACTTATGAATAGATAGTCCTGAATGATGCAACTATTCAATTAGTAAATGATAATAATTCTCTGcttgttttccttttcttttcaattaGGTCACtattgactagtttgctcttacTGGAATCTTTTACTTTATTACTCTACACATTGGAAAAAAAAGTTTTGTTGGATGTTTAAAGTTAAAAGTGTGGACAGGAGTCAGTTGTGAACTGCTGGTTGTTATCAATTGATATCCCCATTAGTAACACTgctttaatacattttaaaataaaataataatacaaatgtgttaaaagcattaattaaaaattaaaaataatttttaaaataatacaattatgtcaatatttaattacaaatatttaattattatatttaaatatttaaatatagtttataattttaattaaatttaataaataattaatattaattacttagaaatacttaaaattaatattatatattaaaatattaacaataagttataataaattattttttatatttttgctaaaatatcataatattaactaatttgaacattatttaaatacatatttgttgcTTTATAAactcatgtctaaaatggacattttatttctcaaaagcactttttgacagcaataacAAACACTCAAAtgtttcaaaaacactttttcacaacacttttcaaaaacaagaaTTGGCCCAAGGTGGATTTAGTGGGTTTTTGTTTGTTGATCTGCTTGTTCTTTGTTTGGGTAATGAAGTGATGAAAGAATTCTGAGTTTAGTTTGATTATTTGTTGATTTGCTGTAAATTTTGGGTTAAGTTACACGAAAATGTAAATTTTGGGTTAACTTCAATGCGAGAGCATGCAAAGAAGCTTACTTGAGTAACTGTAGTTGCTGTGCATACGCATATAACCCAACTATCACCACATGGatttttttgagatcgttgtgtTGAGTCTCATTGTCGTTTTCATGAAAACTAAGATTCAAGCCCAGTTTTGCATGAAAATAAGAACCTTTGGATGCCTCAGTCTCCTTTCCTCGTGCACGTTTAAAGTTCAAAGTGAAAGAAAATTCAGCTTGACTGTGGAAAATACAGGAGATTATCGGTTATATTTAAGAAATATGCtgcttttttattaattttaatatttaagtaagTATAGGGTTTGTTGAGGGTAAATTTAATAGTGACTTTTGTTTGTCGTAGGTAATATGTTAATCACTTATgattgaaatgttacgttttagtcacttatattattgtgttgtaacattttagtcactgagtgtTAATTATTGTTAATGGTGTAACTGTAAGTTgacatggcacgttaaatcatcattttaaatgaaaattttaggttaaattatacaatttatccctatattttttttcgttttgagcaatttaatttttttctttgatgttctttgaactttttttttccattctcttctcattctctctcttttttcctccattctccatttcttttaacgtaatgaaatttttttttagaggACAAAGGTTATGTTTCTGTtgtgaagaagatgagaagagagaaaaataaagcggaaaaataaaagaaattaaattgttcaaaaaaaataaaagtacagggactacctttaacaaatgaaaatatagaaaaaaagttaaaaagatggagaaaattaaaagaacataaaaggaaaaaattaaattgctcaaaatgaaaaaaatatgaggactaattgcataatttaacttaaaattttttgtttgaaataatgatttaacgtgtcacgtcagcttatcgttacaccattaacgacaattaacgactcagtgactaaaatattacaacatgtTAAATgtaagtgaataaaatgtaaatttcaaacataagtaactaaataTAACTCAAtgtaaacaaaaataactattttggcAGTTTACCCTTTTTTACTCGTTTTCAACTGAAAATTgacaactttgttttttttttgttagataGTTAAATGTTAGTATTTTTGTACTTGAGTCTTGAGATCGATTTTTTTCCTACTCACATTAGTATTTTTGGGGGATTTGAAAATAACAGACATgggaagaataaaaaataaagggtgaagtttgaaaatttttttagagggtcgaaaataaattgtaatttttacgataataaaaatataattctatcattttaatagcttacatctttataatttttaaatgattaaattaaaattttattatttttaggggattaaaatataattttacctttactagtttaaaattttaaaattttaaagaaagaaaatttcCCTTTTTAGGGAAAAGTCTTTGGTCAAGGCGTGCACAATAGTGTTCTTTTACTTCGAATCAGAAACCCATATGGAAAAGGATGACCTGCAACAATAACTGTTAATGGTTGAGTTCAATATTAGCAAAAAGAACATGGCAACCATGAGAAAATTTCCATGCATTTCCTTGCTTATTTTTTCACGCCTTTACTTGCAGGTTTACAATGGAACAGTTTCAGCCACCGATACTCTTTTCCAAGGTCAAAACATGAAGGCCTCAGGTCAGTTAACATCTTCTGCAAATACCTTTGAATTAGGGTTCTTTTCACTAGGATCAACGAATATATATCTGGTGATTCGGATGAAGAATGTTCCAACCAAGGATATTGTGTGGGTTGCCAATAGAGACCTTCCTTTCACTGGTTCATCCATGATCCTCAGCATCAATGGCGATGGACACCTTGTGATTGTGAATGACAGAACAACTTATAGAGTGAGTGATGATCCATCATCAAGCCAAAACGTGAGCGCAACGCTTTTAGATTCTGGGAATTTGGTTTTAAGAAACGGGAACCTTGATATACTATGGCAGAGCTTTGATTACCCTTCAAACATGTTTTTGCCTGGGATGAAGCTTGGTTACAATAAGAAAACTGGAAAAGTTTGGTCTTTAACATCTTGGTTAGATGAAGAGGACCCAAATAAGGGGATGTTTGAGTTGAAAATGGATCCTACAAATTCAAATGCAGTGATACTCATGAGGGGTAGTGTTCCGATATGGACTAGTGGGCCTTGGAATGGgcatatttttgttttgttgcCTGAAATGAGATTGAACTACATCTTCAACTACAGCTTGTATAGCGACGAAAACGAAACATATTTTTGGTATTCACTTTATAAACCTGGAACTATAACTAGATTCATCCTCGACGTCGAAGGACATATGAAAGAATCTGCGTGGCTTGAAAGTGCTCAAGAATGGAATTTGTTTTGGTCTCAACCAAGACTATATTGTGTCATTTTAAACATTTGTGGCTCATTCAGCAGCTGTATTGAAGAAACCGACAGTTGTCAGTGCTTGCGAGGTTTTTATCCATTGGAGAATCGACAAGGCCAGAATGGTGGATGTGTGAGGAGTATGCCCCTAACATGTAATAAAGACGGTTTCATAAAGATGAATGATGTGACTTATCCTCTAAGTTCTACTCAGCAAATCAATGCAACAAATCCTTTTCCATATTCACGACCTCAAGTTTCGAGCTCCCACAAGGATTCATGCAAAGAAGCTTGCTTGAATAACTGCAATTGCAGTGCATATGCATACAACACAAGTGGCCATTGCTTAAGATGGTATGGTGACATTGTTAATCTTCAACAACTTTCATCAAAGGACCCTGATGGACATACAATCTTTATCAAACTCTCAGCTTCTGAATTCAACAATGGCAGAGGTAGTTTCTTTCTAAAAACTTTTAACTAAGTAGTCCATTAAGTTGTTTCGGATTCTTACTTTCTCGAATTTGAGTTCTAGGAGCCAATAAGTACCTCTGGATAGTTGCAATTCCTGCTGTTCTACTGGTGCTTCTTCCAGCATCTTACATTGTTATTCGGTGGAAGAAGAGTTTTAAAAACAAAGGTACTTTGTTTCGTATCGGCCTTTGTGAATTGATTTGCAAACTCGTTCGATATGCGTATGGTTGTACTTACATATGCAGACCTCTCTGTACTTGGAAACAGGGGACAGAGAAGATCCAAGTCAGGATATACTACTCTTTGATATGGAGATGAGCATCACAACGAGTAGCGGTGAATTTTCAGGTTCTGAAAACTCTGGAAAACGGAGGAAGGACCCTGCATTTCCGTTGTTTAGCTTTGCTAGCGTATCGGCAGCTACCGAAAACTTCTCATTGGAGAATAAGCTAGGAGAGGGGGGATTTGGACCTGTTCATAAGGTATCAAGTCTATCATATTTTAAGACTATTACCAGAAAAGGAGTTCAGGTTTTGAATGATTTCGCTTGCAGGGAAAACTATTAAATGGAAAAGAAATAGCAGTGAAAAGGCTTTCAAAACGGTCCGGACAAGGGCTCGAAGAGTTGAAAAACGAGACGATGCTTATAGCAAAGCTTCAACATAGGAACCTTGTTAGACTGTTAGGTTGCTGTTTAGAACAAGGAGAAAAGATATTGAtctatgagttcatgcctaacaAAAGCTTGGATTTATTTCTTTTCGGTTTGTGATTTTATAAATCCTTAAAACTTCCTTTTTGGCCAAGATTTACTTTGGTATGCTacatttttgatttttttgcaaaatttgtaACAGGATCAGACATTGAAGGATTACTAGACTGGGGAACAAGAGTTCGAATAATCGAGGGGATTGCGCAAGGGCTTCTGTATCTTCACCAATATTCAAGATTACGAATCATACATCGAGATCTTAAGGCAAGCAATATCCTGTTAGACAATGAAATGAACCCGAAAATATCAGATTTCGGGTTGGCAAGAATGTTTGGCGGTGACAAGTTACAAGCAAATACTAATAGGATTGTAGGAACTTAGTAAGTGAACTTCAAACCTCCAGAAACTTACAATACTGTCTGGCATCTGCTATTTTTATGTCTCTTTTACTTAAGAATCTAATTGCCTTTGTGTTAAAATGATGAACATACAGTGGCTATATGTCGCCTGAATACGCCATGGAGGGTCTCTTCTCCATTAAATCTGATGTGTTCAGCTTCGGTGTGCTGCTGTTGGAGATAATAAGTGGCAAGAAGAACACTGGCTTTTACCACTGCAGTTCTCTTAATCTAATTGGACATGTGAGTCACAAACTCTCTCCATTAAACCCGAACTTAATACTCTCATTCGAATCCTAgtaacttagttttttttttcccattttaccGCTAGTTTTACATTCAATCATGTTGGCTTCACTTCAGGCATGGGAACTGTGGAAAGGAGATAGAGTTGTTGAGTTGATGGATCCTAAATTGAAGGACCAGATTCCATGTCGTATGCAGCAGAGATACGTTAATGTGGCTCTTCTTTGTGTTCAAGAAATGGCAGCCGACAGACCTACAATGTCGGAAGTTGTTGCGATGCTTACCAATGAGCTCACGGTTCTAAATTCTCCCAAAAAGCCTGCTTTCTCTAATGCTAGGAATATGACAAATAGTTCAAATCAGCCTGCAAATTTTTCAGTGAATAACGTCACAGTTTCTTTGATGGAACCTCGATAGTTATTTTCTATTATAGcttatgttagaattaagtgatccgaatcttatttaaataaaatatagtgctTGTTACAGGCCATTTTGCCCGAGGCCCAATTAAACACAAAACAAGAACCCAAATAACAAGCCCAAAGTCCCTAGCCCAATCTGAACTCACCAGCCCAAACCCAAGACCCATTACAAGACAGCCCACTAGCCTAACCCAAtcggcccaataagcccaaccgGCCCCAAACCCAGTCAGACTAgggcagaaaccctagcccctGTTGTGCCGCACCTGCTCCTGGCCGCCTCACCTGCCCTCTGTTCACAGCCGTCACCACCCACTCCACTGCGCCACCTGCTCCAAGTCAATCACCTGCAAGGAGAGAAACAAACACGCAACAAGGAAAAAGAAGCAGACAACACAAAACAAGAaaatattaaatctttttctttctttttgttctttcgcTATAAAAGCCGAACATAAAGAGAAAAGGAAGGAGGTTTTTTTTTCGGGAACAGTgggcttttcttttccttttggtaGCATTTAcagaaataaaaagcaaaaagttTAAAGGTGATAAGAGGGTTCTCttttattttcgattttttttcttagatatatatatttttctttttgtttatttacttatatacatatataatataaagaggaaaatgtaaaaaaaatatacctttttgaagttttccggccaccgtgtacggtggccggcgcgaCGCCGTCAATGTCGGAAGATCGCCGGAACCCATGGCCGGACTTGGGCCTGAGAGAGAAGGAGAGAGCTCTCtctctctgttttttttaaaagatgaaactgatttgatttttttttggtttttcttattatttatactaaacacaaaacggcgccgttttagcaaagggggatccgcgcgtcgacccgacccgacccgaaggatccgcgtgttttagtTTTTGGGGcaatttatgcgcgcagtccctcTGATTCGCGGCGTGTTTCAATCTGGtcctattttgttgttttattttattttgatttagccctaacattttacttttgttttattttagtccaTTGAGGTGCTGCGTTTTgggattttgggtttattttctgtTTCGGTCCCTCCCTTTTTTACGCGCGTCGCAATTGGATCCCTTTCGTTTTCCTTTATTTCGAATTGGCCCtatatgttttatttcatttcgaTTTAAGGCCccttttttagcatattttattatttagtcaatttttgttaactttattattattattattattattattattatcatctttattattattagtattggtattattgttgttacttttatatctctattcatatatatacttatgtatttttaaatatacatgtcttattattatcatataag
The genomic region above belongs to Gossypium hirsutum isolate 1008001.06 chromosome D05, Gossypium_hirsutum_v2.1, whole genome shotgun sequence and contains:
- the LOC107902213 gene encoding G-type lectin S-receptor-like serine/threonine-protein kinase B120 isoform X2 — its product is MVEFNISKKNMATMRKFPCISLLIFSRLYLQVYNGTVSATDTLFQGQNMKASGQLTSSANTFELGFFSLGSTNIYLVIRMKNVPTKDIVWVANRDLPFTGSSMILSINGDGHLVIVNDRTTYRVSDDPSSSQNVSATLLDSGNLVLRNGNLDILWQSFDYPSNMFLPGMKLGYNKKTGKVWSLTSWLDEEDPNKGMFELKMDPTNSNAVILMRGSVPIWTSGPWNGHIFVLLPEMRLNYIFNYSLYSDENETYFWYSLYKPGTITRFILDVEGHMKESAWLESAQEWNLFWSQPRLYCVILNICGSFSSCIEETDSCQCLRGFYPLENRQGQNGGCVRSMPLTCNKDGFIKMNDVTYPLSSTQQINATNPFPYSRPQVSSSHKDSCKEACLNNCNCSAYAYNTSGHCLRWYGDIVNLQQLSSKDPDGHTIFIKLSASEFNNGRGANKYLWIVAIPAVLLVLLPASYIVIRWKKSFKNKGDREDPSQDILLFDMEMSITTSSGEFSGSENSGKRRKDPAFPLFSFASVSAATENFSLENKLGEGGFGPVHKGKLLNGKEIAVKRLSKRSGQGLEELKNETMLIAKLQHRNLVRLLGCCLEQGEKILIYEFMPNKSLDLFLFGSDIEGLLDWGTRVRIIEGIAQGLLYLHQYSRLRIIHRDLKASNILLDNEMNPKISDFGLARMFGGDKLQANTNRIVGTYGYMSPEYAMEGLFSIKSDVFSFGVLLLEIISGKKNTGFYHCSSLNLIGHFYIQSCWLHFRHGNCGKEIELLS
- the LOC107902213 gene encoding G-type lectin S-receptor-like serine/threonine-protein kinase B120 isoform X1, whose translation is MVEFNISKKNMATMRKFPCISLLIFSRLYLQVYNGTVSATDTLFQGQNMKASGQLTSSANTFELGFFSLGSTNIYLVIRMKNVPTKDIVWVANRDLPFTGSSMILSINGDGHLVIVNDRTTYRVSDDPSSSQNVSATLLDSGNLVLRNGNLDILWQSFDYPSNMFLPGMKLGYNKKTGKVWSLTSWLDEEDPNKGMFELKMDPTNSNAVILMRGSVPIWTSGPWNGHIFVLLPEMRLNYIFNYSLYSDENETYFWYSLYKPGTITRFILDVEGHMKESAWLESAQEWNLFWSQPRLYCVILNICGSFSSCIEETDSCQCLRGFYPLENRQGQNGGCVRSMPLTCNKDGFIKMNDVTYPLSSTQQINATNPFPYSRPQVSSSHKDSCKEACLNNCNCSAYAYNTSGHCLRWYGDIVNLQQLSSKDPDGHTIFIKLSASEFNNGRGANKYLWIVAIPAVLLVLLPASYIVIRWKKSFKNKGDREDPSQDILLFDMEMSITTSSGEFSGSENSGKRRKDPAFPLFSFASVSAATENFSLENKLGEGGFGPVHKGKLLNGKEIAVKRLSKRSGQGLEELKNETMLIAKLQHRNLVRLLGCCLEQGEKILIYEFMPNKSLDLFLFGSDIEGLLDWGTRVRIIEGIAQGLLYLHQYSRLRIIHRDLKASNILLDNEMNPKISDFGLARMFGGDKLQANTNRIVGTYGYMSPEYAMEGLFSIKSDVFSFGVLLLEIISGKKNTGFYHCSSLNLIGHAWELWKGDRVVELMDPKLKDQIPCRMQQRYVNVALLCVQEMAADRPTMSEVVAMLTNELTVLNSPKKPAFSNARNMTNSSNQPANFSVNNVTVSLMEPR